One Actinoplanes missouriensis 431 DNA segment encodes these proteins:
- a CDS encoding DUF6325 family protein: MAFGPLELMVLSFPADQLTAGVRATLNRLTTAGEMRIVDVLVVRTDAAGGACAVELSELPGLHGDRVRLARLATGLITESDIDEVAAMVDDQTDALAVLLEHHWVRDLAGPIAASRGNIVALTHIPGAPGHGRILTGTTI; the protein is encoded by the coding sequence ATGGCATTCGGCCCGCTCGAACTGATGGTGTTGTCCTTCCCCGCCGACCAACTCACCGCCGGTGTCCGCGCCACCCTGAACAGGCTGACCACGGCCGGGGAGATGCGGATCGTCGACGTGCTGGTGGTCCGCACCGACGCGGCGGGCGGCGCGTGCGCCGTGGAGCTCAGCGAGCTCCCCGGTCTGCACGGCGACCGGGTGCGACTGGCCCGGCTGGCAACCGGGCTGATCACCGAGTCGGACATCGACGAGGTCGCGGCGATGGTGGACGACCAGACGGACGCCCTCGCCGTGCTGCTGGAGCACCACTGGGTTCGTGATCTCGCGGGCCCGATCGCCGCGTCACGGGGAAACATCGTGGCGCTCACCCACATCCCGGGCGCGCCGGGACACGGCCGAATCCTGACCGGAACGACGATCTGA
- a CDS encoding DUF7144 family membrane protein produces MTDTESKRSYDDPPYSSPARPQSTGWVGMVVFAGVMLLMLGGFQIVEGLVALFRDDFFVTTDAGLIIPMDFSAWGWTHLIIGAVTLGAGFGILYGQTWARVVGVIIAVLSALANLAFLPAYPIWSTIVIALDVLVIYALTVHGREVRY; encoded by the coding sequence ATGACCGACACAGAATCCAAGCGGTCGTACGACGACCCGCCGTACAGCTCCCCCGCGCGCCCCCAGTCCACCGGGTGGGTCGGCATGGTGGTGTTCGCCGGCGTCATGCTGTTGATGCTCGGCGGGTTCCAGATCGTGGAGGGGCTCGTCGCGCTCTTCCGGGACGACTTCTTCGTGACCACCGACGCCGGTCTGATCATCCCGATGGACTTCAGCGCCTGGGGCTGGACCCACCTGATCATCGGCGCGGTCACCCTCGGCGCCGGCTTCGGCATCCTCTACGGACAGACCTGGGCCCGCGTCGTCGGTGTGATCATCGCGGTTCTGAGCGCCCTGGCGAACCTGGCGTTCCTCCCCGCGTACCCGATCTGGTCCACCATCGTGATCGCCCTGGACGTGCTCGTCATCTACGCGCTGACCGTGCACGGCCGTGAGGTCCGGTACTGA
- a CDS encoding DUF1269 domain-containing protein, whose protein sequence is MTTFTVWKFDDPDRAEQMSRILHDAAADGLVKIVDYTVVTWPEGAEKPETHHEHASSFRHAGWGAFWGFMIGSLFLVPVVGGVLGAGVGALDKSLQGTGIGRDELERIRTQITEGTSALFLVTTDGNLDRLGERFHGLHSKLIATNLTEGEEEILLQTFGDHTR, encoded by the coding sequence ATGACCACGTTCACGGTATGGAAGTTCGACGACCCGGACCGGGCCGAGCAGATGTCGCGGATCCTGCACGACGCCGCCGCCGACGGCCTCGTGAAGATCGTCGACTACACGGTCGTCACCTGGCCGGAAGGCGCCGAGAAGCCGGAGACCCACCACGAGCACGCGAGCTCGTTCCGGCACGCCGGCTGGGGCGCGTTCTGGGGCTTCATGATCGGCAGCCTGTTCCTGGTCCCGGTCGTCGGCGGTGTGCTGGGCGCCGGCGTCGGCGCGCTGGACAAGTCGCTGCAGGGCACCGGCATCGGCCGCGACGAGCTGGAACGCATCCGCACCCAGATCACCGAGGGGACGTCGGCGCTCTTCCTGGTCACCACCGACGGCAATCTGGACCGGCTCGGCGAACGCTTCCACGGCCTGCACAGCAAGCTGATCGCGACGAACCTGACGGAGGGCGAGGAGGAGATCCTGCTCCAGACGTTCGGGGATCACACGCGATGA
- a CDS encoding AI-2E family transporter — MRSGTDARPGRAVLTQAVLPRGVIVLLGSACLVVVVGGMRGVADLIGPVFLALMLTVTVSPITGWLRRHGAPVWVAVLAMIVAVNTILIALGAALAVSIAQLIDLMPQYASQFADLRTSLVSGLSGLGISTDQLQKAVAGADPSNVVKVIESLLGGLAGTLSSTLFLLACLLFMCLDAVSFPDRLQATMAERPQVVTAFRSFSTGTRRYLWVSTVFGLIVAVIDALALWALGVPLPLLWGLLSFITNYIPNIGFVIGVIPPALLGLLQGGPELMLTVIALYCVINFVIQSVIQPKIVGNAVGLSATVSFLSLIFWAWVLGGLGALLAIPLTLLAKGLLVDIDPDTRWVNVLLSSETKPSPEPPPTRPARSTS, encoded by the coding sequence GTGAGGTCCGGTACTGACGCCCGCCCGGGCAGGGCCGTGCTGACTCAGGCGGTCCTGCCCCGTGGCGTCATCGTCCTGCTCGGCTCCGCCTGCCTCGTCGTGGTGGTGGGCGGCATGCGCGGCGTCGCCGACCTGATCGGGCCGGTCTTCCTGGCGCTGATGCTGACCGTGACGGTCAGCCCGATCACCGGCTGGCTGCGCCGGCACGGCGCCCCGGTCTGGGTCGCGGTGCTCGCCATGATCGTGGCGGTCAACACGATCCTGATCGCGCTGGGCGCGGCCCTGGCGGTCTCGATCGCCCAGCTGATCGACCTGATGCCGCAGTACGCGTCGCAGTTCGCCGATCTCCGCACGAGCCTGGTGAGCGGTCTCAGCGGGCTGGGGATCAGCACCGACCAGCTGCAGAAGGCGGTGGCCGGCGCCGACCCGAGCAACGTGGTCAAGGTGATCGAGAGTCTGCTCGGCGGGCTGGCCGGCACCCTGTCCAGCACGCTCTTCCTGCTCGCCTGCCTGCTCTTCATGTGCCTCGACGCGGTGTCCTTCCCGGACCGGCTCCAGGCCACCATGGCCGAACGGCCGCAGGTGGTCACCGCGTTCCGGTCGTTCTCCACCGGCACCCGGCGCTACCTGTGGGTGTCCACGGTCTTCGGCCTGATCGTCGCGGTGATCGACGCGCTCGCGCTCTGGGCGCTCGGAGTGCCGCTGCCGCTGCTCTGGGGCCTGCTCTCCTTCATCACCAACTACATCCCCAACATCGGCTTCGTGATCGGGGTCATCCCGCCCGCGCTGCTCGGCCTCCTGCAGGGCGGCCCGGAGCTGATGCTCACCGTGATCGCGCTCTACTGCGTGATCAACTTCGTCATCCAGTCGGTGATCCAGCCGAAGATCGTCGGCAACGCGGTCGGGCTCTCCGCCACTGTCTCGTTCCTCTCCCTGATCTTCTGGGCCTGGGTCCTCGGTGGGCTCGGCGCCCTGCTGGCGATCCCTCTGACCCTGCTGGCGAAGGGCCTGCTCGTCGACATCGACCCGGACACCCGCTGGGTGAACGTCCTTCTCTCCAGTGAGACGAAGCCAAGCCCCGAACCACCACCGACCAGACCCGCGAGGAGCACGTCATGA
- a CDS encoding DUF2252 domain-containing protein, translating into MTRTPENRNPAARAAAGRAARKLAPLTAHAGWSAGGDRADPVALLTAEEADRLPELLPIRHARMAASPLAFLRGSAGVMAADLAAAPHSGLITQLCGDAHLFNFGLYASPERRLVFDLNDFDETFPGPFEWDVKRLVTSIAMAGRANGFRRRDRATAVRYAARRYREAMIDFAAMRELDLWYAHADVDELHDQFGDQLGKSRLARLTKAGAKARTRTSLQAYRKLTAVVDGERRIVADPPLLVPVQDLVPDLARKQLESQIRILLDGYRDSLAEDRRRLFDAFEFVDLARKVVGVGSVGTRCWIVLLTGRDDEDPLLLQVKEAGRSVLDPGDAPPDQPQGRRVVTGQRLMQAASDIFLGWHTVEGFDGKTRDFYVRQLRDWKGGAVVEEMDATGMRVYGGLCAWTLARAHARCGDRIAIAAYLGSSPKFDEALAEFAELYADRAERDHAAFAGAVERGELESRPGI; encoded by the coding sequence ATGACCCGTACCCCCGAGAATCGCAACCCGGCGGCGCGCGCGGCAGCGGGCCGCGCCGCCCGCAAGCTCGCGCCGCTCACGGCGCACGCCGGCTGGAGCGCCGGCGGCGACCGGGCCGATCCGGTCGCGCTGCTCACCGCCGAGGAGGCGGACCGGCTCCCGGAGCTGCTGCCGATCCGGCACGCCCGGATGGCGGCGTCACCGCTGGCGTTCCTGCGCGGCTCGGCCGGGGTGATGGCCGCCGACCTCGCCGCCGCGCCGCACTCCGGGTTGATCACCCAGCTCTGCGGTGACGCCCACCTGTTCAACTTCGGCCTGTACGCCTCACCCGAGCGCCGCCTCGTCTTCGACCTCAACGACTTCGACGAGACCTTCCCGGGCCCCTTCGAGTGGGACGTGAAACGCCTCGTCACCAGCATCGCGATGGCCGGCCGGGCGAACGGTTTCCGGCGCCGGGACCGGGCCACGGCGGTCCGGTACGCGGCCCGCCGTTACCGGGAGGCGATGATCGATTTCGCCGCGATGCGCGAGCTGGACCTCTGGTACGCCCACGCCGACGTGGACGAGTTGCACGACCAGTTCGGCGACCAGCTCGGCAAGAGCCGCCTTGCCCGGCTCACCAAGGCCGGCGCGAAGGCGCGCACCCGGACCAGCCTGCAGGCGTACCGGAAACTGACGGCGGTGGTGGACGGCGAGCGCCGGATCGTCGCCGACCCGCCGCTGCTCGTGCCGGTCCAGGACCTCGTTCCCGACCTGGCCCGCAAGCAGCTGGAGAGTCAGATCCGGATCCTGCTCGACGGGTACCGGGACAGTCTCGCCGAGGACCGGCGCCGCCTGTTCGACGCGTTCGAGTTCGTCGACCTGGCCCGCAAGGTGGTCGGCGTGGGCAGCGTCGGCACCCGCTGCTGGATCGTGCTGCTGACCGGCCGGGACGACGAGGACCCGCTGCTGCTGCAGGTGAAGGAGGCCGGCCGCTCGGTCCTCGACCCCGGCGACGCGCCGCCCGACCAGCCGCAGGGACGCCGGGTGGTCACCGGGCAGCGGCTCATGCAGGCCGCCAGCGACATCTTCCTCGGCTGGCACACCGTCGAGGGCTTCGACGGCAAGACCCGCGACTTCTACGTGCGCCAGTTGCGCGACTGGAAGGGCGGGGCGGTGGTCGAGGAGATGGACGCGACCGGGATGCGGGTCTACGGCGGGCTCTGCGCGTGGACACTGGCCCGGGCGCACGCCCGCTGCGGGGACCGGATCGCGATCGCGGCGTACCTCGGTTCGAGCCCGAAGTTCGACGAGGCGCTGGCGGAGTTCGCCGAGCTCTACGCCGACCGGGCGGAGCGCGATCACGCCGCGTTCGCGGGGGCGGTCGAGCGCGGCGAGCTGGAGAGCCGGCCCGGCATCTGA
- a CDS encoding DUF1269 domain-containing protein, which produces MSTLVAIGYPDETTATAASLEADRLSKDLIIQPDAIAVIIRDREGKFHVTTNHHAVAGGTTWGMFWGLLFGMLFFIPVLGMAIGAGLGALTGKLTKNAISKEFQDRIREELQPGTSALFLVVEAVTPDKAVEALSRYGGTVIKSSLSKEAEADLQEALHGGAQQ; this is translated from the coding sequence ATGTCAACTCTGGTCGCCATCGGGTACCCCGACGAGACCACGGCGACGGCGGCGTCGCTGGAAGCCGACCGCCTGTCCAAGGACCTGATCATCCAGCCGGACGCGATCGCCGTGATCATCCGGGACCGCGAGGGCAAGTTCCACGTCACGACGAACCATCACGCCGTGGCCGGGGGCACGACCTGGGGCATGTTCTGGGGTCTGCTGTTCGGGATGCTCTTCTTCATCCCGGTTCTCGGCATGGCGATCGGCGCCGGCCTGGGCGCGCTGACCGGCAAGCTCACCAAGAACGCGATCAGCAAGGAGTTCCAGGACCGGATCCGCGAGGAGCTGCAGCCCGGCACGTCCGCGCTGTTCCTCGTGGTCGAGGCGGTCACCCCGGACAAGGCGGTCGAGGCGCTGAGCAGGTACGGCGGCACCGTGATCAAGTCGTCGCTGTCCAAGGAGGCCGAGGCCGACCTGCAGGAGGCCCTGCACGGTGGTGCCCAGCAGTAA